One Canis lupus dingo isolate Sandy chromosome 3, ASM325472v2, whole genome shotgun sequence DNA window includes the following coding sequences:
- the LOC112653920 gene encoding acylphosphatase-1-like, whose amino-acid sequence MGRGYPAVGTVGVLVGRAVPNAREEAEEGVGMNMAEGDTLISVDYEIFGKVQGVFFHKYTQAEGKKLGLVGWVQNTDQGTVQGQLQGPISKVHLMQEWLETKGSPKSHIDRANFRNEKVILKLDYSDFQIVK is encoded by the coding sequence ATGGGCCGAGGCTACCCTGCAGTGGGAACCGTGGGCGTGCTGGTCGGCCGTGCTGTCCCGAACGCCCGAGAGGAGGCCGAGGAGGGTGTGGGCATGAACATGGCAGAAGGGGACACCCTGATATCAGTGGATTATGAAATTTTTGGGAAGGTCCAAGGGGTGTTTTTCCACAAGTACACTCAGGCTGAGGGTAAAAAGCTGGGATTGGTTGGCTGGGTCCAGAACACTGACCAGGGCACAGTGCAAGGACAATTGCAAGGTCCCATCTCCAAAGTGCATCTTATGCAGGAATGGCTTGAAACAAAAGGAAGTCCCAAATCACACATCGACAGAGCAAACTTCAGGAATGAGAAGGTCATCTTAAAGTTGGATTACTCAGATTTCCAAATTGTGAAATAA